In Halorhabdus tiamatea SARL4B, a genomic segment contains:
- a CDS encoding AAA family ATPase — MTDIPAELEEAGELTTVQPREDSADEPEGIESPGPLYRIERTREQGFDDEVLFVRLLGDNDHDWETLLDIDTRQLELEFYDDDTPNQWNIQLFWVYEDESKPDTEFRRKFERKTKFAIRRCVPCESLEEFLRPLEHSRRALSEVNDEFGRHALIQRVTGNGLGFLFDQKTSIDQKFERLLEIDIDDVGDIHVQSASPTTNDRPSAVNTVELGDFRKDASRRELEASQFTLLYGRNGSGKTSILDGITMGLVGQTRRDDERVDSYDGLSVTLEDDDEPLPMDSKSINNRIADWFGFRPQGPARRHVEFYRVNYHEAGETTRLLEPSTNLEIERVFRNFLYGEDLAYATKEKDKLLDLLDGKIEDAEEDIEEVEAERDKLQGRRNEVKKALSTLGSARRDLSSAASALVENEGEHEDEVPPSDRISRWRDWMRRFEQLERALDATVSDLAWETTRDLRSRLNDEVDLLNQQRKDLNNIRDLKDERRRVVKVAKQAKSEDTVELPFSTFFTGLLFVANGISCEDIRRLVRGIEETDLKINEVESIQSAEPWYAIFESALREQHEDLEKTRDRLVELGDLEERRRELREQIRTDTEEYLEITDDEDVQHCPACYVEQSAEDIRTREEPEHTHDAGGVPESLIESLENVDQALEVVESGNLAAINDDIRRYRNQLCGLDDVPRLFGFVADGEEGTLSPKTTPETVEAIASLTQDQTVYNRSADVVLSSVIDEIESGIAEQTSEMRDFDPGTEIQRQIDDCEDRLSAVQQGLDVLENQWPEELLDASPAVKSDLRTIEFAVEEAAEAAESKPASKLSDEIDTKAEKIDRLKDRIEQLEVARKHLWETFVGVEKSLDKVLGEYTEIVTILFKVFQRPYDFKRVELTDDNKELQVVRRESGEVVGIDEMSSGQRTALVLAIFVTNNLAHDSAPPLMLLDEPFAHLDELNTLSFFNLVIELAVRGDRQIIFATANDNLASLLERKVGETEAFERVNLESHPN, encoded by the coding sequence ATGACCGATATCCCCGCAGAGCTGGAAGAGGCTGGAGAGTTAACTACAGTCCAACCGAGGGAAGACAGCGCTGACGAGCCGGAAGGTATAGAGAGCCCGGGTCCGCTGTATCGAATAGAACGGACTCGGGAACAAGGGTTCGATGACGAGGTGTTGTTCGTGCGACTGCTGGGTGATAACGATCACGACTGGGAGACGCTACTGGATATAGACACACGACAGCTTGAATTGGAGTTCTACGACGACGATACGCCGAACCAATGGAACATTCAGCTTTTCTGGGTCTACGAGGACGAGAGTAAGCCTGACACCGAGTTTCGCCGCAAATTTGAGAGAAAGACGAAATTCGCCATCCGGCGGTGTGTCCCCTGCGAATCGCTAGAGGAGTTCCTCCGGCCGCTGGAGCACAGCCGTAGGGCACTATCCGAGGTGAACGACGAATTCGGGCGCCATGCACTCATCCAGCGGGTGACCGGCAACGGTCTGGGGTTCTTGTTCGATCAGAAGACCAGTATTGACCAGAAGTTCGAACGACTGTTAGAAATTGATATCGATGATGTCGGAGACATTCACGTCCAGTCGGCGTCACCGACGACCAACGATCGTCCATCGGCAGTCAACACTGTCGAACTGGGAGACTTCCGAAAAGACGCGTCCAGACGGGAGCTTGAGGCGTCGCAATTCACACTCCTATACGGCCGTAATGGGAGCGGGAAGACGAGCATACTCGACGGGATCACGATGGGACTCGTCGGTCAGACCCGACGTGACGACGAGCGTGTCGACTCCTACGACGGGCTGAGTGTCACGCTAGAGGATGATGACGAACCGCTTCCTATGGATTCGAAGTCAATCAACAATAGAATCGCCGACTGGTTCGGGTTCCGGCCGCAAGGGCCAGCGAGACGGCACGTCGAGTTCTACCGGGTCAACTATCACGAGGCCGGCGAGACGACGCGACTGCTCGAACCGTCGACCAACTTGGAGATCGAGCGAGTATTTAGGAACTTCCTCTACGGCGAAGATCTCGCGTATGCCACGAAAGAGAAGGACAAGCTTCTAGACCTGCTCGACGGGAAAATCGAGGATGCGGAAGAAGATATCGAAGAGGTCGAAGCGGAACGAGACAAACTCCAAGGCCGGCGAAACGAGGTGAAAAAAGCACTCTCGACGCTCGGAAGCGCCCGACGCGACCTTTCGTCGGCAGCGTCTGCGCTCGTCGAGAACGAAGGCGAACATGAAGATGAGGTGCCGCCAAGTGATCGGATCTCTCGGTGGCGAGACTGGATGCGACGGTTCGAACAGCTTGAGAGAGCACTCGACGCTACGGTGTCAGATCTGGCCTGGGAGACTACCCGCGACCTACGGTCGAGACTGAACGACGAGGTGGACCTTCTCAATCAGCAAAGGAAGGATCTCAACAATATCCGGGATCTGAAAGACGAGCGTCGACGGGTCGTCAAGGTCGCGAAACAAGCTAAGTCCGAGGACACCGTAGAACTGCCGTTTTCGACGTTCTTCACTGGACTCCTCTTCGTTGCCAATGGAATCAGCTGCGAGGATATACGGCGACTCGTCCGGGGAATCGAAGAGACGGATCTCAAAATTAACGAGGTCGAGTCTATACAGTCCGCCGAGCCGTGGTATGCGATTTTCGAGTCGGCACTACGTGAACAGCACGAAGATTTGGAGAAAACCCGCGACCGACTAGTAGAGCTCGGTGATCTTGAGGAACGTCGGAGAGAACTCCGTGAGCAGATCCGCACGGATACGGAGGAGTACCTCGAGATCACCGACGATGAAGACGTTCAACACTGCCCAGCCTGTTACGTCGAACAGTCTGCCGAGGACATCCGGACACGCGAAGAGCCCGAACACACACACGACGCGGGCGGTGTTCCGGAGAGCCTTATTGAGTCGCTGGAGAATGTTGACCAGGCGCTAGAGGTAGTCGAGAGTGGCAACCTGGCGGCCATTAACGACGACATCCGTCGGTACAGGAACCAACTGTGTGGCCTCGACGACGTCCCGCGGCTGTTCGGTTTCGTGGCGGACGGTGAAGAGGGAACCCTGTCTCCCAAGACGACTCCTGAGACGGTGGAGGCCATTGCTAGTCTAACACAGGACCAGACGGTCTACAACCGTTCGGCTGATGTGGTACTATCAAGCGTAATAGATGAGATCGAAAGCGGCATCGCAGAGCAAACTTCGGAGATGCGTGACTTCGATCCCGGTACAGAGATACAGCGACAGATCGACGACTGTGAGGATCGACTGTCGGCCGTTCAGCAGGGACTTGACGTTCTGGAAAATCAATGGCCGGAAGAACTGCTCGATGCCAGCCCCGCGGTCAAGTCTGACCTTCGGACGATTGAGTTTGCAGTCGAAGAGGCGGCGGAAGCCGCCGAATCAAAGCCAGCCTCGAAGCTATCAGACGAAATTGACACAAAGGCAGAGAAGATTGACCGTCTGAAAGATCGTATTGAACAATTGGAGGTGGCGCGAAAGCACCTCTGGGAAACGTTCGTGGGAGTTGAGAAGAGTCTCGACAAGGTGCTCGGAGAGTATACCGAGATAGTCACGATACTGTTCAAAGTATTCCAGCGCCCCTACGACTTCAAGCGCGTCGAACTCACTGACGACAACAAAGAACTTCAGGTCGTTCGGCGAGAAAGTGGGGAGGTAGTAGGAATAGATGAGATGAGTTCTGGGCAGCGGACGGCACTCGTGTTGGCTATATTTGTCACCAACAACCTGGCACACGACTCTGCGCCGCCGCTGATGCTGCTAGACGAACCGTTCGCTCACTTGGACGAGCTCAATACGCTATCGTTCTTCAATCTCGTGATTGAACTTGCAGTCCGGGGAGATCGACAGATCATATTCGCTACCGCGAACGACAACCTCGCCTCGCTACTGGAGCGTAAGGTTGGCGAGACCGAAGCGTTCGAACGGGTCAATCTGGAGAGCCATCCGAATTAG